In one window of Polaromonas naphthalenivorans CJ2 DNA:
- a CDS encoding ABC transporter ATP-binding protein, with protein sequence MSNALLKVTGLKKAYGAIQAVGGVSFEVMPGEIFGVIGPNGSGKTTMFNSVLGQITPDAGTIELKGQNITGLSPLELSRRGVGRTFQTLQVFGKMTVRDNLIVAAQEHHGSMWSRMFAPGDSGLGDKADALIDQFRIRHVADSLAGTLSYGQQKLVDIAMAFMAEPDLVLLDEPCAGVNPSLVGGISSLLKELNKTRKGSFVVIEHNMDFVMDLCHRIMVMVEGKVMAIGTPAEIRANKQVLDAYLGN encoded by the coding sequence ATGAGCAATGCCTTGCTAAAAGTAACAGGCCTCAAGAAAGCCTACGGCGCCATCCAGGCCGTCGGCGGGGTGTCGTTTGAAGTCATGCCGGGCGAGATCTTCGGCGTGATCGGCCCGAACGGTTCGGGCAAGACCACCATGTTCAACAGCGTGCTCGGCCAGATCACGCCCGACGCCGGAACGATTGAACTCAAGGGCCAGAACATCACCGGCCTGTCGCCGCTCGAACTCAGCCGCCGGGGCGTGGGCCGCACCTTCCAGACGCTGCAGGTGTTCGGCAAGATGACGGTGCGCGACAACCTGATCGTCGCCGCGCAGGAGCACCACGGCAGCATGTGGAGCCGCATGTTCGCGCCCGGCGACTCGGGCCTGGGCGACAAGGCCGACGCGCTGATCGACCAGTTCCGCATCCGGCATGTGGCCGACTCCCTGGCTGGCACATTGAGCTACGGCCAGCAAAAGCTGGTCGATATCGCCATGGCCTTCATGGCCGAGCCCGACCTGGTGCTGCTGGACGAGCCCTGCGCGGGCGTCAACCCGAGCCTGGTGGGCGGCATTTCCAGCCTGCTCAAGGAACTCAACAAGACCCGCAAGGGCTCGTTCGTGGTGATCGAGCACAACATGGACTTCGTGATGGACCTGTGCCACCGCATCATGGTGATGGTCGAGGGCAAGGTGATGGCCATTGGCACGCCGGCCGAAATCCGCGCTAACAAACAGGTGCTCGACGCCTACCTGGGGAATTGA
- a CDS encoding 4-hydroxyphenylpyruvate dioxygenase: MSTPLQASAADREAIQEAANPLGLDGIEFIEYATAKPQALGQVLEMMGFRPIARHRSREVMLYRQGGMNVIVNAHIPVMPNGAQPADKPMLAAVALRVRDAAAAYAHALEKGAWAVPPRVEVMELNIPAIHGVGTSRIYFVDRYDKFSIYDVDFVPIPTVEQHPPAVAGLHFFGIVQYIGTDRTEDWAEFYRELFGFIELPAEQRFGILPKGRILRSPCPASSRFYLQLIEPDASVLEVESNEGLQRIGLGCPDVLAAVAELGKRGVEFVESRGVHTEDRGALTKTWMGSVSFELVHNLR, encoded by the coding sequence ATGAGTACACCGCTGCAAGCGTCCGCCGCCGACCGTGAAGCCATCCAGGAGGCCGCCAACCCGCTGGGGCTGGACGGCATCGAGTTCATCGAATACGCCACCGCCAAGCCGCAGGCGCTGGGCCAGGTGCTGGAGATGATGGGCTTTCGCCCGATTGCCCGGCACCGCTCGCGCGAGGTGATGCTGTACCGCCAGGGCGGCATGAACGTGATCGTCAACGCCCACATTCCCGTCATGCCCAACGGCGCGCAGCCGGCCGACAAACCGATGCTCGCGGCCGTGGCGCTGCGCGTGCGCGACGCTGCAGCGGCCTATGCCCATGCGCTGGAAAAAGGCGCCTGGGCCGTGCCGCCGCGTGTCGAGGTGATGGAGCTGAACATCCCGGCCATCCACGGCGTGGGCACCAGCCGCATCTATTTCGTGGACCGCTACGACAAGTTCTCGATCTATGACGTGGACTTCGTGCCGATCCCGACGGTGGAGCAACATCCGCCGGCCGTGGCCGGGCTGCATTTTTTCGGCATCGTGCAGTACATCGGCACCGACCGCACCGAGGACTGGGCGGAGTTTTACCGCGAACTGTTCGGCTTCATTGAACTGCCCGCCGAGCAGCGCTTCGGCATCCTGCCCAAGGGGCGCATCCTGCGCAGCCCGTGCCCGGCCTCGTCGCGCTTTTACCTGCAGCTGATCGAGCCCGACGCCAGCGTGCTGGAAGTCGAAAGCAACGAAGGCCTGCAGCGCATCGGACTGGGCTGCCCGGACGTGCTGGCCGCCGTGGCCGAACTCGGCAAGCGCGGCGTGGAGTTTGTCGAGTCGCGCGGCGTGCACACCGAGGACCGGGGCGCGCTCACCAAGACCTGGATGGGCAGCGTGAGCTTCGAGCTGGTCCACAACCTACGCTGA
- a CDS encoding Gfo/Idh/MocA family protein has product MPLTDPDPSLDSRVFQLAVAGAGLIGRRHIELIQASARTRLCAIVDPTPASVDFAASLSVPHFASLEDLFAAQALATPDGVILATPNPLHVPGALCCAQHGVPALIEKPVADSLQAGRQLVDALAKNPVPMLVGHHRRHSSTLQLARRAIESGELGRVVTVMGSAQFYKPDSYFEQGAWRSQAGGGPILINLIHEMDNLRYLCGEVESVHAVASNAVRQFAVEDTVVMTLKFSSGALGTFTLSDTVAAPRSWEQTSGENTDYPRYPSQDCYFIAGTRGSLAVPTLRTWSYAPDQTPGWFTPFVEKTLALEAVDPLKAQLGHFCDVIAGKAAPLVTVADALQSLRTVEAVRCSIASGQTVSLQDNCLG; this is encoded by the coding sequence ATGCCTTTAACTGATCCTGATCCTTCCCTTGATTCGCGCGTTTTCCAGCTGGCCGTGGCCGGCGCCGGCCTGATTGGCCGGCGCCACATCGAGCTGATCCAGGCCAGCGCGCGCACCCGCTTGTGCGCCATCGTGGACCCGACGCCTGCGTCGGTGGACTTTGCCGCCTCCTTGAGCGTGCCGCACTTCGCCAGCCTCGAAGACCTGTTTGCGGCGCAGGCGCTTGCAACGCCCGATGGCGTCATTCTGGCCACGCCGAATCCTCTGCATGTGCCCGGCGCGCTGTGCTGCGCGCAACACGGTGTGCCGGCCCTGATTGAAAAGCCGGTGGCCGATTCGCTGCAGGCGGGCCGGCAACTGGTCGATGCGCTGGCCAAAAATCCGGTGCCGATGCTGGTCGGCCATCACCGCAGGCACAGCAGCACGCTGCAGCTAGCGCGGCGCGCCATCGAGTCTGGCGAGCTGGGCCGGGTGGTCACCGTCATGGGCAGCGCGCAGTTCTACAAGCCCGACAGTTATTTCGAGCAGGGCGCCTGGCGCAGTCAAGCGGGCGGCGGCCCCATCCTGATCAACCTGATTCACGAGATGGACAACCTGCGCTACCTGTGCGGCGAGGTCGAGTCGGTGCATGCCGTCGCCTCGAATGCGGTGCGGCAATTCGCGGTGGAAGATACCGTGGTCATGACGCTGAAGTTTTCCAGCGGCGCGCTGGGCACTTTCACGCTGTCCGACACGGTGGCCGCGCCGCGCAGCTGGGAGCAGACCTCGGGCGAAAACACCGACTATCCGCGCTACCCGTCGCAAGACTGCTACTTCATTGCCGGCACCCGGGGCTCGCTGGCCGTGCCGACGCTGCGCACCTGGTCTTATGCGCCGGACCAGACGCCCGGCTGGTTCACGCCTTTTGTCGAAAAAACCCTGGCGCTTGAAGCCGTCGATCCGCTGAAGGCGCAACTGGGCCACTTCTGCGATGTGATTGCCGGCAAGGCCGCGCCGCTCGTCACCGTGGCCGATGCCCTGCAAAGCCTGCGTACCGTCGAAGCCGTGCGCTGCTCGATTGCCAGCGGACAAACCGTGAGCCTGCAGGACAACTGCCTGGGCTGA
- a CDS encoding ABC transporter substrate-binding protein: MNKRFALKLIAACAIAASATAGFAQEVIKIANIVELSGSGASAGTNFKNGVELAVKEINAAGGILGKKIQTTTNDTQSNPGVAKGLTQKAIDNDVFAIFGPVFSGSIMVSMAESRRAEVPNFTGGEAAGITEQGNPYVFRTSFTQASAMPKVARYISEQAKLKTLAIIYVNNDFGKGGLDALKKALANSPTKVVAEISTDNGQVDFSAAVLKAKQSNADGVFAYSNEEESARILRELRKQGWTKPIIGETTLTGQKVIELAGDAANGAIAHVGLTVDAPQPAIRAFRAKFEKEYKYVSDHNGMKGYSGIYILKAAIEKTGKLDRKAVAATLHTLKVKAADQPGVLMDVSFDAKGDLDRESFMIEVKNGKQEVVSILPPLGAGATPAAAAAAKK; this comes from the coding sequence ATGAACAAACGATTCGCTCTTAAATTAATAGCTGCCTGTGCAATAGCAGCAAGCGCAACAGCCGGTTTTGCGCAAGAAGTGATCAAGATCGCCAACATTGTCGAGCTGTCCGGCAGCGGCGCCAGCGCCGGCACCAATTTCAAGAACGGCGTGGAACTGGCGGTCAAGGAAATCAATGCCGCCGGTGGCATCCTGGGCAAGAAAATCCAGACCACCACCAACGACACCCAGAGCAACCCGGGCGTGGCCAAGGGCTTGACGCAAAAAGCCATCGACAACGACGTGTTCGCCATTTTCGGCCCGGTGTTCTCCGGCTCCATCATGGTCAGCATGGCCGAGTCGCGCCGCGCCGAGGTGCCCAATTTCACCGGCGGCGAGGCGGCCGGCATCACCGAGCAGGGCAACCCCTACGTGTTTCGCACCAGCTTCACCCAGGCGAGCGCCATGCCCAAGGTGGCGCGCTACATCAGCGAGCAGGCCAAGCTGAAAACCCTGGCCATCATTTATGTGAATAACGACTTCGGCAAGGGTGGGCTGGATGCGCTGAAAAAAGCGCTGGCCAATTCGCCGACCAAGGTCGTGGCCGAGATTTCCACCGACAACGGACAGGTTGACTTTTCCGCCGCCGTGCTCAAGGCCAAGCAGAGCAATGCCGACGGCGTGTTCGCCTATTCAAACGAAGAAGAGTCGGCGCGCATCCTGCGCGAGCTGCGCAAGCAGGGCTGGACCAAGCCCATCATTGGCGAAACCACGCTGACCGGCCAGAAAGTCATTGAACTGGCCGGCGACGCCGCCAACGGCGCGATTGCCCACGTCGGCCTGACGGTCGATGCGCCGCAGCCGGCGATTCGCGCCTTTCGCGCCAAGTTCGAGAAGGAATACAAATATGTCTCCGACCACAACGGCATGAAAGGCTACTCGGGCATTTACATCCTCAAGGCGGCGATTGAAAAGACCGGCAAGCTCGACCGCAAGGCGGTGGCCGCCACGCTGCACACGCTCAAGGTCAAGGCCGCCGACCAGCCCGGCGTGCTGATGGATGTGTCGTTTGACGCCAAAGGCGACCTGGACCGCGAGAGCTTCATGATCGAGGTCAAGAACGGCAAGCAGGAAGTCGTTTCCATCCTGCCACCGCTGGGTGCCGGGGCCACGCCAGCCGCCGCAGCAGCAGCGAAAAAATAA
- a CDS encoding ABC transporter ATP-binding protein has translation MADDICIEFDDVVAGYKDFMILNNLSFKVRRGSITLLLGPNGAGKSTVLKTLFGLLKPRQGRILLNGENIAGATQKELLAKGIAFVPQGRNLFGQLTVFQNLELGGITLGTKITHERIPEVLEFFPRVKERLHSQASALSGGEQKQLEVGRALLLRPKVLLIDEPSIGLSPLVVQDVFKLLQKLAGQGTTVLMVEQNVKSALKMADDAIALESGQLVLHKKASELLADPNIERLFLGGGHVPGAAGGSVASALL, from the coding sequence ATGGCAGACGATATTTGCATTGAATTCGACGACGTGGTGGCCGGCTACAAGGACTTCATGATCCTGAACAACCTGTCCTTCAAGGTCAGGCGCGGCTCGATCACCTTGCTGCTCGGCCCCAACGGCGCGGGCAAATCGACCGTGCTCAAAACCCTGTTCGGCCTGCTCAAGCCGCGCCAGGGTCGCATTTTGCTCAATGGCGAGAACATTGCCGGGGCCACCCAGAAAGAGCTGCTGGCCAAGGGCATCGCCTTCGTGCCGCAGGGCCGCAACCTGTTCGGCCAGCTCACCGTGTTCCAGAACCTGGAGCTGGGCGGCATCACGCTGGGCACCAAGATCACGCATGAGCGCATCCCGGAAGTGCTGGAATTCTTCCCGCGCGTGAAGGAGCGGCTGCACTCGCAGGCCTCGGCGCTTTCGGGCGGCGAGCAAAAGCAGCTTGAAGTCGGCCGCGCGCTGCTGCTGCGGCCCAAGGTATTGCTGATTGACGAGCCGTCGATTGGCCTGTCGCCGCTGGTGGTGCAGGACGTGTTCAAGCTGCTGCAAAAGCTGGCTGGTCAGGGCACGACCGTGCTGATGGTTGAGCAGAACGTGAAAAGCGCGCTGAAGATGGCCGACGATGCGATTGCGCTGGAGTCGGGCCAACTGGTGCTGCACAAGAAGGCGTCCGAGCTGCTGGCCGACCCGAACATCGAGCGGCTCTTTCTGGGCGGCGGCCATGTGCCCGGCGCGGCAGGCGGATCAGTCGCCAGCGCGCTGCTTTGA
- a CDS encoding branched-chain amino acid ABC transporter permease, whose translation MNAIFNNKFATLFTVLGALLVLVAPQYLKNYGIYLLTYWLIFIIATMGLNLTIGYAGQKSLGHAAFFGIGAYTVAIMMKAGISFWLGLPAAALLCFAIGLILGFPALRVQTIYLAFATLGFNTAVWLVMRNEEWLTGGTFGINNIARPVIFGYSLEANRPYYYFVLAVTLVLAGLLWGLLRSPWGKAFKALRDNPIRAESLGVDIRNYTLLSFAIGAVYAGVAGALFASLVQFIEPAPFAVGASIMMYLMVVVGGAGYFLGPVIGAAVGVVLPEWLRDVPGVANWYLPLFGAAVVLLMIWLPDGLLSIPDRIKAKRAARAASAARTAAASRIGASS comes from the coding sequence ATGAACGCTATTTTCAACAACAAATTCGCCACGCTGTTCACGGTGCTGGGCGCCTTGCTGGTGCTGGTCGCGCCGCAATACCTGAAGAACTACGGCATTTACCTGCTGACCTACTGGCTGATCTTCATCATCGCCACCATGGGGCTGAACCTGACCATCGGCTACGCGGGGCAGAAATCGCTCGGCCATGCGGCCTTCTTCGGCATCGGCGCCTACACCGTCGCCATCATGATGAAGGCCGGCATCAGCTTCTGGCTCGGCCTGCCGGCGGCGGCGCTGCTGTGCTTTGCCATCGGGCTGATCCTGGGCTTTCCGGCCCTGCGCGTGCAGACGATCTACCTGGCGTTTGCCACGCTGGGCTTCAACACCGCCGTCTGGCTGGTGATGCGCAATGAAGAGTGGCTGACCGGCGGCACCTTCGGCATCAACAACATTGCGCGGCCGGTGATTTTTGGCTATTCGCTCGAAGCCAACCGGCCTTACTACTACTTCGTGCTGGCCGTCACGCTGGTGCTGGCCGGGCTGCTGTGGGGCCTGCTGCGCTCGCCCTGGGGCAAGGCCTTCAAGGCGCTGCGCGACAACCCGATCCGCGCTGAAAGCCTGGGCGTGGACATCCGCAACTACACGCTGCTGAGCTTTGCCATCGGCGCGGTGTATGCCGGCGTGGCCGGCGCGCTGTTCGCTTCGCTGGTGCAGTTCATCGAGCCGGCGCCTTTCGCGGTCGGCGCGTCGATCATGATGTATTTGATGGTGGTGGTCGGCGGCGCGGGCTATTTCCTCGGCCCGGTGATTGGCGCGGCTGTCGGCGTGGTGCTGCCCGAATGGCTGCGCGACGTTCCGGGCGTGGCCAACTGGTATTTGCCGCTGTTTGGCGCCGCCGTGGTGCTCTTGATGATCTGGCTGCCCGACGGCTTGCTGAGCATTCCCGACCGTATCAAGGCCAAGCGGGCCGCGCGCGCAGCGTCGGCGGCGCGCACCGCAGCGGCCAGCAGAATTGGAGCTTCGTCATGA
- a CDS encoding branched-chain amino acid ABC transporter permease gives MTDFLQLLFSGLATGAIYALAALGFTLLWQASGTINFAQGEFVMLPAFMMLGFMSLGAPMLVSFVLTVLLAILVLGWVFKRGVVDPLFKYGMMPIVVATIGLSIFMRNGVRAGYSAEAHPFPSLFADKLFNIAGVTVTLQDIGTFVLAMAIVMGTQAFLAKTVTGRAMQAVAQNTESASVLGINVPRMIFYTFAINAVLAVAAALLVTPTYLAKFDMGEGLGNKAFFAAIIGGFNNSRGALVGGLLVGVCENLAAAYISPAYKDAVALVIFMVVILFKPQGLLGKKEERKV, from the coding sequence ATGACAGACTTCCTCCAACTCCTTTTCTCAGGCCTGGCCACCGGCGCGATCTACGCGCTGGCGGCTTTGGGCTTTACCCTGCTGTGGCAGGCTTCGGGCACGATCAATTTTGCCCAGGGCGAATTCGTCATGCTGCCGGCCTTCATGATGCTCGGCTTCATGTCGCTGGGCGCGCCCATGCTGGTGAGCTTTGTCCTTACCGTGCTGCTGGCCATTTTGGTGCTGGGCTGGGTGTTCAAGCGCGGCGTGGTCGATCCGCTGTTCAAGTACGGCATGATGCCCATCGTCGTGGCCACCATCGGCCTGTCGATCTTCATGCGCAACGGCGTGCGCGCCGGCTACAGCGCCGAAGCCCATCCGTTTCCCAGCCTGTTTGCCGACAAGCTGTTCAACATTGCCGGCGTCACGGTGACGCTGCAGGACATCGGCACCTTTGTGCTGGCGATGGCCATCGTGATGGGAACGCAGGCCTTTCTGGCGAAGACCGTCACCGGCCGCGCCATGCAGGCGGTCGCCCAGAACACCGAAAGCGCCTCGGTGCTCGGCATCAATGTGCCGCGCATGATTTTCTACACTTTCGCCATCAATGCGGTGCTGGCGGTGGCGGCGGCGCTGCTGGTCACGCCGACCTACCTGGCCAAGTTCGACATGGGCGAGGGCCTGGGCAACAAGGCCTTTTTTGCGGCCATCATCGGCGGCTTCAACAACTCGCGCGGCGCGCTGGTGGGCGGCCTGCTCGTCGGGGTGTGTGAAAACCTGGCTGCGGCTTATATTTCGCCCGCCTACAAGGATGCGGTGGCCCTGGTGATTTTTATGGTCGTGATCCTGTTCAAGCCGCAAGGTCTGCTGGGCAAGAAAGAGGAGCGAAAAGTATGA
- a CDS encoding sugar phosphate isomerase/epimerase family protein, producing MNHNSGNIGDFGMDTISLAGPLEAKLKAVREAGFTQIMLAARDLVGHPDGMEAAVAAVRASGLRVTGFQVLRDFEGLSGHLHAYKIDIAKSMLAMCHALDCRLLLVCSSTSVHASGDTQALVKDLRKLAMLAIPMNIKVAYEALSWGRTVNEFPQAWDLVCQADMPNLGLGLDSFHLFATNTPLDELEMLDPQKIFLVQLADFMWLDIKSVQERIDTARHFRVFPGEGVHSEALAALVARLHALGYRGDYSFEVFNDDYQQMPLPTVARRAWRSAQWLGEDVLRRSVPLPNQIRLKR from the coding sequence ATGAATCACAACAGCGGCAATATCGGCGATTTCGGCATGGACACGATTTCGCTGGCCGGGCCTCTTGAGGCCAAGCTCAAGGCCGTGCGCGAAGCCGGCTTCACCCAGATCATGCTGGCCGCCCGCGACCTGGTCGGCCACCCCGACGGCATGGAGGCCGCCGTGGCCGCCGTGCGCGCCAGCGGCCTGCGCGTCACCGGCTTTCAGGTGCTGCGCGATTTTGAAGGCCTCTCGGGCCATCTGCACGCCTACAAGATCGACATCGCCAAGTCGATGCTGGCGATGTGCCATGCGCTCGATTGCCGGCTGCTGCTGGTCTGCTCCTCGACCTCGGTGCATGCCAGCGGGGACACGCAGGCGCTGGTCAAGGACTTGCGCAAGCTCGCCATGCTGGCCATTCCGATGAACATCAAGGTCGCCTACGAAGCGCTGTCCTGGGGCCGGACCGTCAATGAATTTCCGCAGGCCTGGGACCTGGTTTGCCAGGCCGACATGCCCAACCTGGGCCTGGGCCTGGACTCGTTCCACCTGTTCGCCACCAACACGCCGCTCGACGAGCTGGAGATGCTGGACCCGCAGAAAATCTTTCTGGTGCAGCTGGCCGATTTCATGTGGCTGGACATCAAGTCGGTCCAGGAGCGCATCGACACGGCGCGGCATTTCCGGGTGTTTCCGGGCGAGGGCGTGCACAGCGAAGCGCTGGCCGCGCTGGTGGCCCGGCTGCACGCGCTGGGCTACCGGGGCGACTACAGCTTTGAGGTGTTCAACGACGACTACCAGCAGATGCCGCTGCCCACGGTGGCCCGGCGCGCCTGGCGCTCGGCGCAGTGGCTGGGCGAGGATGTGCTGCGGCGTTCGGTGCCGCTGCCCAACCAGATCCGGCTCAAACGCTGA
- the pcaB gene encoding 3-carboxy-cis,cis-muconate cycloisomerase: MSSIFEGFLSTSEIQEAFSERNFLDAMLRFEASLARAQARAGLIPQAAAQSIIGTCKVELFDVAKIVRESGRAGSVAIPLVKSLKETVGLFNKDAARFVHFGATSQDVIDTALVLVTRHALALIEADVHKSVAALLALAGRHAADPVLARTLMQPACVTSFGLKCAGWAAPLVRSLQRLQLSSANALSLQLGGAVGTLAEMKDRGPQVIALMAADLKLKPPLFCWHTQRDEWVALGCELGLLVGSLGKIARDISLMGQYEVGEVAEPSEAGRGGSTAMLHKRNPVACMVALAASARAPQRVAALLAAMPQEHERALGNWQAELAEWPGLLTSAHGSARAMAHALPGLQVDTQRMRANLDAVRAALPPQAAEEWFSPALAQHAAGLARAQVQALTELHTSLTHKP, translated from the coding sequence ATGAGCAGCATTTTTGAAGGCTTCCTGTCCACGTCCGAAATCCAGGAGGCTTTCAGCGAGCGCAATTTCCTGGATGCCATGCTGCGCTTCGAGGCTTCGCTGGCGCGGGCGCAGGCGCGGGCCGGCCTGATTCCGCAGGCTGCGGCCCAGTCCATCATCGGCACCTGCAAGGTCGAGCTGTTTGATGTGGCCAAGATCGTGCGCGAAAGCGGCCGGGCCGGCAGCGTGGCGATACCGCTGGTCAAGAGCCTGAAGGAAACCGTCGGCCTGTTCAACAAGGATGCGGCCCGCTTTGTCCATTTCGGCGCGACCTCCCAGGATGTGATCGATACCGCGCTGGTCCTGGTCACCCGCCATGCCTTGGCGCTGATTGAAGCCGACGTGCACAAGTCGGTGGCCGCTCTGCTGGCGCTGGCCGGGCGCCATGCGGCCGATCCGGTGCTGGCCCGCACGCTGATGCAGCCGGCCTGCGTCACCAGCTTTGGCCTCAAATGCGCCGGCTGGGCCGCGCCGCTGGTGCGCAGCCTGCAGCGCCTGCAGCTCAGCAGCGCCAATGCCCTGAGCCTGCAACTGGGCGGCGCGGTGGGGACGCTGGCCGAAATGAAGGACAGGGGGCCACAGGTGATTGCGCTCATGGCCGCCGACCTCAAGCTCAAGCCACCGCTTTTTTGCTGGCACACGCAGCGCGACGAATGGGTGGCGCTGGGCTGCGAGCTGGGGCTGCTGGTCGGCAGCCTGGGGAAAATCGCCAGGGACATTTCGCTCATGGGCCAGTACGAAGTGGGCGAGGTGGCCGAGCCGTCAGAGGCAGGGCGGGGCGGCTCGACGGCCATGCTGCACAAGCGCAATCCGGTGGCCTGCATGGTGGCGCTGGCGGCCAGTGCGCGCGCGCCGCAGCGCGTGGCGGCCTTGTTGGCCGCGATGCCGCAAGAGCATGAGCGCGCCCTGGGCAACTGGCAGGCCGAACTGGCCGAATGGCCGGGGCTCCTGACGTCGGCGCATGGCTCTGCCCGCGCCATGGCGCATGCGCTGCCCGGCCTGCAGGTGGACACCCAGCGCATGCGCGCCAACCTGGACGCCGTGCGCGCGGCCTTGCCGCCGCAGGCCGCAGAAGAATGGTTCAGCCCTGCGCTGGCGCAGCATGCCGCCGGACTGGCCCGCGCCCAGGTGCAGGCGCTGACTGAACTGCACACCTCCTTGACCCACAAACCGTGA
- a CDS encoding LysR family transcriptional regulator, with the protein MSTPDLNLLVTLDVLLQEGSVARAAVRLRLSPSAMSRALARLRETTGDPLLVRAGRGLVPTPRAVELRERVSQLVQDAQAVLRPAEKLDLQQLIRTFTLRTSEGFVENFGPSLIARVGEQAPGVRLRFVPKPDKDSAPLRDASVDLETGVVGKTTAPEVRAQALIRDRFIGVVRMGHALSQGEITPARYAAGRHICVSRRGLDRGPVDEALAPFGLQRQIVTTVAGFSAALALARASDLIASVPERHTGNLRAGMHSFPLPVATPEITVSLLWHPRLDADPAHRWLRGCVRDACAGQLTDASACAAGPASAPLA; encoded by the coding sequence ATGTCAACACCCGATCTCAACTTGCTGGTCACCCTGGATGTATTGCTCCAGGAAGGCAGCGTTGCGCGCGCCGCTGTGCGCTTGCGGCTGAGCCCATCGGCGATGAGCCGGGCGCTGGCGCGATTGCGGGAGACGACGGGCGATCCGCTGCTGGTCAGGGCCGGGCGCGGCCTCGTTCCCACGCCCCGCGCGGTCGAGCTGCGCGAGCGGGTCAGCCAGCTCGTGCAGGACGCCCAGGCGGTTCTGCGCCCTGCCGAGAAGCTCGACCTCCAGCAACTGATACGAACCTTCACGCTGCGCACCAGCGAAGGCTTTGTCGAGAACTTCGGCCCCAGCCTCATTGCCCGCGTCGGCGAGCAAGCGCCCGGCGTGCGGCTGCGCTTTGTGCCCAAGCCGGACAAGGACAGCGCGCCACTGCGCGACGCAAGCGTCGATCTGGAAACCGGCGTTGTGGGAAAAACGACGGCGCCGGAGGTGCGCGCGCAGGCCTTGATCCGCGACCGTTTCATTGGCGTCGTGCGCATGGGGCACGCGCTGAGCCAGGGCGAGATCACGCCCGCCCGTTATGCGGCTGGCAGGCACATCTGCGTCTCGCGGCGGGGGCTCGACAGGGGTCCGGTTGATGAAGCCCTGGCGCCATTCGGGCTGCAAAGGCAGATCGTCACGACCGTCGCCGGCTTTTCGGCCGCGCTGGCACTGGCCCGGGCCTCCGACCTGATCGCCAGTGTTCCCGAACGGCACACCGGAAACCTGCGCGCCGGAATGCACAGTTTTCCCCTTCCGGTCGCCACGCCGGAGATCACGGTGTCATTGCTCTGGCACCCGCGGCTCGATGCCGACCCCGCGCATCGCTGGCTGCGCGGGTGTGTTCGGGATGCCTGCGCCGGGCAACTCACGGATGCATCGGCATGCGCTGCCGGGCCAGCGAGCGCTCCACTCGCCTGA